The following are encoded in a window of Amycolatopsis lexingtonensis genomic DNA:
- a CDS encoding SDR family oxidoreductase: MRFGDGYPAIDPRGAVVAITGGARGIGRATAAEFAARGATVCVGDLDTVPIADAHSFPLDVTVRDSFDAFTAGVIERFGRIDVLVNNAGVMPLGDFLEEPDAVGRTTLAVNVQGLVHGLRSVLPGMIARGRGHVVNVASMAGKIPLPGMAVYNASKFAAVGLTAAVRREYAATGVSVSAVLPGAVRTELSSGVRLGGALPTVDPEDVAKAIAGTLRTRRAETAVPRWLAGWDLLAALTPEPVMRWARDLIGDDRALTELDPAGRAAYVGRVAAQVKSQAR, translated from the coding sequence ATGCGGTTCGGTGACGGCTACCCGGCGATCGACCCGCGCGGGGCGGTCGTCGCGATCACCGGCGGCGCGCGGGGGATCGGCCGCGCCACGGCGGCGGAGTTCGCCGCGCGCGGGGCCACGGTGTGCGTCGGCGACCTGGATACCGTGCCGATCGCCGACGCGCACAGCTTCCCGCTCGACGTCACCGTGCGCGACTCCTTCGACGCGTTCACCGCCGGGGTGATCGAGCGGTTCGGGCGGATCGACGTGCTGGTCAACAACGCCGGCGTGATGCCGCTCGGGGACTTCCTCGAGGAACCGGACGCCGTCGGCCGGACCACTTTGGCCGTCAATGTGCAAGGGCTGGTGCACGGCCTGCGCTCGGTGCTGCCGGGGATGATCGCGCGCGGGCGGGGGCACGTGGTGAACGTGGCGTCGATGGCGGGGAAGATCCCGCTGCCGGGCATGGCGGTGTACAACGCGAGCAAGTTCGCGGCGGTCGGCCTGACGGCGGCGGTCCGCCGCGAGTACGCGGCGACGGGGGTGAGCGTCAGCGCGGTGCTGCCCGGCGCGGTGCGGACCGAGCTGTCTTCGGGCGTGCGGCTCGGCGGCGCACTGCCCACAGTGGACCCGGAAGACGTGGCGAAGGCGATCGCGGGCACGCTGCGGACCCGCCGCGCGGAGACGGCGGTGCCGAGGTGGCTGGCTGGCTGGGACCTGCTGGCCGCGCTCACGCCGGAGCCGGTGATGAGGTGGGCCCGCGACTTGATCGGCGACGACCGAGCGCTGACGGAGCTGGACCCGGCGGGCAGGGCGGCTTACGTCGGCCGGGTCGCGGCGCAAGTCAAGTCGCAAGCCCGGTAG
- a CDS encoding M4 family metallopeptidase, which yields MRLPQRFAALGGATAAGMVVVGIAVAAPAQPTPEPPPSAAQAQANATGAAASLVAARPAALFTGAHDKFVQRAVRSAGGLSYVVYDRTYDGLPVIGGDLVIATDAAGTVKTTSVAQQQPLGDLDVHGAKLSAQQAETVARRQVSGPKSLPGGKLVVVADGAGRLAYESNVEGTDEHGEPSSLSVYVDAVDGRVLRTVEHVAAGTGTGKWNGPSPLALDTTKSGSTYSMADPNTANLDCRNYSSDAVLTGPDDSWGNGSGTNIETGCADALFVAQTEKKMLSEWVGRNGFTGNGGAWKIRVGLDDENAYYYNSRPAYVNLGHNPSGEWVGSLDILGHEMGHGIDDYSGSGGFSGGGTQEFIADTFGTATEFYANEPSQYDPPDYAIGEEVNLVGTGAIRYMYDPSKVGDPNCYSSSIPNAEVHKAAGPGDHWFYLLAEGSNPTNGQPTSSTCNNTTVTGLGIRKAINIMHGAVQLKTSGSSYLRYRTWTLQAAKNLYPGSCTEFNTVKAAWNAVSVPAQSGDPTCTDTPPTTTTPPPTTTTPPPGGCSGQQVQNPGFESGQASWTDPNTTIGQWGSQAPARSGSYDSWLGGWGSAHTDTLSQSVTIPANCRASLTFWLRVWTGETENVAYDKLVVSLGSTTLATYSNLDRNSAYVQKTIDVSSFAGQTVTLKFAGTEDQSLQTSFAVDDTALTVS from the coding sequence ATGAGATTGCCGCAACGGTTCGCCGCGCTCGGCGGCGCCACGGCGGCGGGCATGGTGGTGGTCGGCATCGCCGTCGCCGCGCCCGCCCAGCCCACGCCCGAGCCGCCACCTTCCGCCGCCCAGGCGCAGGCCAACGCCACCGGCGCCGCCGCGAGCCTGGTCGCGGCCCGCCCCGCCGCACTGTTCACCGGCGCGCACGACAAGTTCGTCCAGCGGGCCGTGCGGTCCGCCGGCGGGCTGTCGTACGTCGTCTACGACCGCACCTACGACGGCCTGCCCGTGATCGGCGGCGACCTGGTCATCGCCACCGACGCGGCCGGGACGGTGAAAACGACGTCCGTGGCGCAGCAGCAACCCCTCGGCGACCTCGACGTCCACGGCGCCAAGCTGTCCGCGCAGCAGGCCGAAACCGTGGCGCGCCGGCAGGTCAGCGGCCCGAAGAGCCTGCCCGGCGGCAAGCTCGTCGTGGTCGCCGACGGCGCCGGGCGGCTCGCCTACGAAAGCAACGTCGAAGGCACCGACGAGCACGGCGAGCCGAGCAGCCTGAGCGTCTACGTCGACGCGGTCGACGGCCGCGTCCTGCGGACCGTGGAGCACGTCGCCGCGGGCACCGGCACCGGCAAGTGGAACGGCCCGTCGCCGCTGGCGCTCGACACCACGAAGTCCGGCAGCACGTACTCGATGGCCGACCCGAACACCGCCAACCTCGACTGCCGCAACTACAGCAGCGACGCTGTCCTGACCGGGCCGGACGACAGCTGGGGCAACGGCAGCGGCACGAACATCGAAACCGGCTGCGCGGACGCGTTGTTCGTCGCGCAGACCGAAAAGAAGATGCTGTCGGAATGGGTGGGCCGCAACGGCTTCACCGGCAACGGCGGCGCGTGGAAGATCCGCGTCGGCCTCGACGACGAAAACGCGTACTACTACAACTCGCGCCCGGCGTACGTGAACCTCGGGCACAACCCGAGCGGCGAATGGGTCGGCTCGCTCGACATCCTGGGCCACGAAATGGGCCACGGCATCGACGACTACTCCGGCTCCGGCGGCTTCTCCGGCGGCGGCACGCAGGAGTTCATCGCCGACACCTTCGGCACCGCGACGGAGTTCTACGCGAACGAGCCGTCGCAGTACGACCCGCCGGACTACGCGATCGGCGAGGAGGTCAACCTGGTCGGCACCGGCGCGATCCGCTACATGTACGACCCGTCGAAGGTCGGCGACCCGAACTGCTACTCCAGCTCGATCCCGAACGCGGAGGTGCACAAGGCGGCCGGGCCCGGCGACCACTGGTTCTACCTGCTCGCGGAGGGCAGCAACCCGACGAACGGGCAGCCCACCAGCTCGACGTGCAACAACACGACGGTGACCGGCCTCGGCATCCGCAAGGCGATCAACATCATGCACGGCGCCGTGCAGCTGAAGACGTCCGGCAGCAGCTACCTGCGGTACCGCACGTGGACGCTGCAGGCCGCGAAGAACCTGTACCCGGGCAGCTGCACCGAGTTCAACACCGTGAAGGCGGCGTGGAACGCGGTGAGCGTGCCGGCGCAATCGGGCGATCCGACGTGCACGGACACCCCGCCGACCACCACGACGCCGCCTCCGACGACCACCACACCTCCCCCTGGCGGGTGCAGCGGCCAGCAGGTGCAGAACCCGGGCTTCGAGTCGGGTCAGGCGTCGTGGACCGACCCGAACACCACGATCGGCCAGTGGGGCAGCCAGGCGCCGGCGCGCTCGGGCAGCTACGACTCGTGGCTGGGCGGCTGGGGTTCGGCGCACACCGACACGCTTTCGCAGTCGGTGACGATCCCGGCGAACTGCCGGGCGAGCCTGACGTTCTGGCTGCGCGTGTGGACCGGTGAGACCGAGAACGTCGCGTACGACAAGCTCGTCGTCTCCCTCGGCTCGACGACGCTGGCGACGTACTCGAACCTCGACCGCAACTCGGCGTACGTCCAGAAGACGATCGACGTGTCGTCGTTCGCCGGGCAGACGGTGACGCTGAAGTTCGCCGGGACCGAGGACCAGTCGTTGCAGACGTCGTTCGCCGTGGACGACACCGCGCTCACGGTCAGTTGA